In Dehalococcoidales bacterium, the genomic window TTTCCTCACCTTCCATGTTAACGGTCAGTATCAGGTCGCCGCCACCGCCGCCACCACCACCACCACCACCTCCACCACCGCCACCGGGAGTATAGTAGGCATACCCGATGGGAAGAACTTCACCAATCAGGAGATCGAGGAGATCATCAACGGTAAGATCGGGGATACCATTGGTATACCACATCTTGTAGTTGCTGCCTTCCTTGATGACGCAGGGAGCCCCTACGCTGCTCCACAGACTGCTGGTGACGCCCACCAGTGATTCGGTATCCTCTACCGTCCAGTTCTCGCCATCACTGGAGGTAGCATAACCGATGACAGCAGCAGTATTGCTCAAGAGCTCCTTCAGCCTGCTTTTATCCAGTGTCGCCAGCTCATTAAGGAACTCGGTAAGGTCGGCGGGGTCGATACTCCTGATGAAATCAGCCAGGTGAAGCTCCCCTATCTCATGCTTGATATCCTCAAGGTCGGCATCGGTGAAGTCGGTCTGGATGCGGGTAAACCACATTTCATAGCTGCTGCCGGACTTGACCACGCTGGGGGTACCGACGCTGTCGCGGGCAGCGGTATCGCCGGGGAGGACCTCAGCATCTATTACCGTCCAGCTTACGCCGTCGGGTGAGGTGGCATAGCCGATGACAAAGGCGCTGACATCCAGGATATCCGTCAGGTCGTCCATATCGAAGCTGCCGATACCATTCAGGTAGTTTTCCAGGTCAGCTTCGGTGAGGTCGGTCTTACCATGGCTGTACCACATCTCGAAGAAAGGCGCGGCATCATTCTGAATAACGCAGGCTGCCCCGACGCTGCTGAGCGCGGTCCCGCCATCCGACAGTACCTCAGGATTGACTACCGGCCAAGTTACGCCGTCGGTTGAGGTGGCATAGCCGATGACAGTACCAACGCTATCCAGTAGGTTAAGGATAGCGGCCTTTCTCGCCGCTACATCCCCGTCAAGATCACCCAGTATTGCCTTAAAGGCGGTACTGTCGATGTCGGACTTGGTACGAGTGTACCACATCCGGTAGGTATCACCATCCTTAATCACGCAGGGAGCGCCGACGCCATTCCATAACTGGTCTTCTCCGGCGAGGGCCTCATCTTCTACGATTGTCCAGGATACCCCGTTAGAGGAGGTAGCATAGCCGATGACGATACGAGTAGCATTCAGGAAATCGAGCAGATCATCGACATCATCGGAACTCAGTAATGCCAGGTGATCGAGCAGGGAGTCAAGGTCCTGGTTGGCTATATCATCGAGAATATCCTCAAAGTAGCTTTTCTGGACCTCATCGACCATTTCGGTAACGCTTAGGTCGGTTACGGCATGGGTATACCACATCCGGTAGGTGGTACCATCTTTAATAACCCAGGAGTTAATGACATACTCTTCGTATTCCAGGGTGACGTTTCCGGAGTACTTCGTCCAGGGCGGACCGGCTGCCCGGACCGGCGATGCCTGGACCAGCGGCAACATAGCCAGAGACAGACTGGCTATCACCGTAACAGCTAATACCTTGCTAAACCTGCTCACTGGCATGCTCTCCGGGAGCTACTGACACTTCCCCTTTTAATTAAGGATATAAGGCTAACTGTAGTTATAGCACATTTTATATCCGAAAAGTAGGCATTTTTCTAAACATTTTCTAAACGTTTATGGAAAGCCCCTGAAATCTCTTGAAAGACTCTGTTATCTTGCCTATTATTAGTATGTAAGGGGGCGCAATCACTTGGAGATAATACCGGCAATAGACATCAGAAGGGGTAAATGCGTCCGGCTGTATCAGGGTAATTTTGAGCAGGAGACCGTGTTCCACAATGACCCGGTAGAAATAGCCGTGAAGTGGCAATCAATGGGAGCGCCGAGAGTACATATTATCGATCTCGACGGCGCCGTTGCCGGTAAACCCTGTAACCTGGACATTATTACCGAGATAGCCGATACCCTGATGATACCCATTCAGGTAGGTGGCGGCGTACGTTGCCTGGAAACAATAGAACAACTGCTTGAAGCCGGGGTAGACCGTGTTATACTGGGCACATCTGCCGTAGAAGACCCGGTACTAATCAGAGAAGCTTGCCGCAGTTCCAGCGAATCTATTATTGTTTGTGTCGACACCAAGAGAGAATATGTCGCAATAAATGCCTGGCAGCAGGACACCGAGCTAAGGGCGATAGAGCTTGCCAAATCAATGGTCGAACTGGGGGTGAAGCGCTTCATCCATACCGATATCACCTGCGATGGCACCCTCACCGAACCAAACTTCAGCAGCATTACACGGATGGTCGATGCTATTAAGCTGCCTATCATTGCCGCCGGCGGTACCTCATCGCTAGACCAGCTCAAACTGCTCGGTCGACTCGGCGTGGAGGGCACTATCGTCGGCAAGGCACTATACACCGGTGACATCGATCTGAAACAGGCGCTGGATACAATCAGCCTGCCGGTCAAAATCTGCTAGGCAGGCCCGGTTCCTAATGGTTTGTCATAGACTGGCCCAAGATGCTTTCTGACGGAGGAACTCGAATTGTACGACGTGGCAGTTATCGGCGGGGGACCGACCGGGAGCCATACCGCGTATAAACTGGCCAAGAGAGGCTACCGGGTGCTGGTGCTGGAGCAGAAGACCAGGCCTGGAGAAGGGGTCTGCTGTACCGGTGTTATTGGTAGCGAATGTATCCGCTCCTTTGCCGTCGATGGCAGTGTCATTCTAGGCCGGGTGAACAGCGCCCGGGTATTCTCTCCTTCCGGTAAATCACTCAGCCTGTGGCTTCCAGAGACTCAGGCTTTTATCATAGACAGAGCCGCCTTCGATGCTGCCTTAGCCAACCGGGCTCATCAGGAGGGTGCCGAATATCTCCTCAATAGCAGGGCCGTTAATATTGAGATTAAAGATGACGCGGTTAATATCGAGGTGATCAGGCATGGGGAAGCGTTCACCCTTGAAACACAGGCAGTAGTTATCGCTTCAGGGTTTGCTTCTCGATTAGCCGAAGGGATGGGGATGGGGAGAATCAAACATTTCGTACTGGGTGCTCAAGCCGAGGTGACAACGGCCGGGATAGCCGGGGTAGAAGTCTACTTCGGTAGCGAAGTAGCTCCCGGATTTTTTGCCTGGCTGGTACCCATCTCGCCGGTTAAAGCCCGGCTGGGGCTGCTCTCAAACCGCAGCCCGGGATTTTATCTGAAGAGACTCGTGTCAACCCTGCTGGTTCAGGGGAAGATAGCCTCGGATGACGTCGAGCCAAACTATGGCGGGGTTTCGCTGAAGCCACTAGCCAGGACTTACGGCGAGCGGCTGCTGGTGGTAGGAACAGCAGCGGGGCAGGTAAAACCGACCACCGGGGGCGGTATCTACTATGGCCTGTTGTGTGCTGATATTGCGGCGGACAACCTGCACCGGGCGATATCGAGCAACGACCTGTCAGCCGGCAGGCTGGCTAGCTATCAGCAGGAGTGGAAAAAGAAACTGGGACGGGAAATAAGTACGGGTTACCGGGTGCGTAAATTGTATCAACACCTGAGCGACGGGCAGGTTGACAGAATGTTTAATACGATGGCAGACAACGGCATGGTCGACCTACTGCTGAAAGCCGACGACGTTTCTTTTGACTGGCACAGCAGCGGCTTATTAAGGATGCTGGGGCAGGTAGCAATATCCAAGGCTGTTGAACTAGCCAGGGCACCTTTTCGTCAGGGTGTTTGAGTTATGGATACCCGAAACGTTTCGGGTGCCCCGCTTCGGTAACGGGATACCTCCCTTATCATTTTCCATTACTATGACAGGGTAACCAGGTAATGCATCGCCAATCACAGGAAGAGTACAGCAGGTTGACTGGCATCTCACCGGCGTTTACAATAGATCAAGTCCCAAACAGCTATTTATATTTTTCGAGGGGGTATCCTGTAGGTGAGCGCTGGTAACCAGAGAATGACACTGAGGGAAGCAGCTACTTCCTTTTTGGTCAGTTTAGCACCGGACGAGAGGGAGGCGAGTCAGCAGGAGGTCTATAAGTTCATTCGCTTCTACGGTAGTGAACGCACTTTTATCGAGCTCTCTGCCCCCGATATAGGTAACTACGCCGAACGGTTATCGCTATCTGACACTGACTACTCTAGAAAGCTGGAGCTGGTACGGGCCTTCCTGATTTATGCCAGGAAGGCCGGCTGGAGCAAGATTAATCTGGCTATTCATCTTAAGGCCAGAAAGGGTAAGGCACCGGGCCAGTCTGTTTCCTCCCGGCGTCTGCCACAGACGGTTGCTCTAACTGAAGAAGGATATGCTGAAATGGAAAGAGCGCTGGCTACCTTCAAGAGCAGGCGAATCGAAGCTATCGATGAAATACGCCGGGCTGCCGCGGATAAGGACTTTCGTGAGAATGCGCCTTTGGATGCGGCTAAAGAACAGCGCAGTTATCTGGAGGGCCAGATCAGGGAGCTGGAAGAGACACTGAAGTCAGCAGTCATTATCGATAAGAAGCAGGAGACTTCTCTTAAAATAGGTATTGGCAACAGTATTGTTCTGTGCGACCTGGCTTCCGGCGCAGAGCTGTGCTATGTGCTGGTTGCTACCAAGGAGGTAGACCCGAGCCGGGGGAAGATCTCTACCGCTTCACCAATCGGTAAAGCGGTCATGGGACGGGGTCAGGGAGAGATAGTGGAGGTAGTAGCACCAGCCGGTAAGATACGCTACGAGATTAAACGAATCGAGCACTAAACGCTCGGGTGACTATCATTAATCAGGGGAGAGCTGTTGATCACCAACCGGATGGTTTACTCCTTGCCGGAGGCCGGGATTCTGGCCAGGAGCCTGCGCAGAAAATCCGGCCTGGCATTACCGGAGCTGCTTAGCGCAATACTATTCACAATCCGCATCAGCCTCGAATAGGGGACACCGACCGCCATTTCCTCGGCCCGGTATCGCCCGAATGCCCGGCAGGTCATATCCAGAAGGCTTATTCCTATTTTCCCGGTTGTGATTGGTGCGGCGATAACCCCGGAGCAGAGAGGTTCTCCATGTACCGTATCCATCTCACCAGTTTCAAAAGCGTCGAGATGTAGAATACGGCTCATCTGGAATGGCGTCCCCACGAATATAACGACCTGCGGTCTGAAGTTAGCCCGCTCCAGAGGAGCAAAGGCAATATACCCGCCCTGATCGGGAGTCACCCGCTTGACCTGGGCAATTCTTCTAAGGGCAGCATCCTGCGAGGCAACCAGCTTTTCAGCATCAACCAGAGAGCCTTCGATATCCTGACCGTGGGACCTGCCTATACCCAGATGTTCCCCACCCCCACAGATAACATCGGCCCCCGAGCAACAGAAAGCAGCACCCATTCGGGCACTTTGAATCATAATACATAGTGTTGCTTTGCGCCGCCACTTCTTGAGGTCCCGGGGCGGTTCCGGCATAATCGCCGCTGCAACCGGGCTCCCGTCAAGCTCCAGAACCTCTTTCAAACTGGCGGAACAGAACGCCTTCCCCTGCTGTTCATCCACCTGTTCAGGCATAGCATACCCTATGAATTAGCGGAACTCGCTCCTGTTTTGCCATTCCAGCCCGGGCAGATAAACAACCACATGCCGCACGACTTACATCGGCAGCAGGCCAGCTCCGAATACTGATCCAGTTAAAAAATTGAGGAGAGCCGGTCAACCAACTCTCCTCAAAAACCAGTTGAGACTAAGCTTTACCAATACGGAAGACCTTGGTTCCACATGCCGGGCACACACCCTGAGTAGCAGGGCGGCCGTTCTTCATTGTAATAGCCCTTGCGCCTTTGATATCAACCTTCTTCCTGCACTTAACACAATACGCCTGCATTTTGGACCTCCTTAATTAATAAGAGCTAGGGAAGAGATTACCACATAGTCAGTCATTAGTCAATAGTCTATTTTACAATTACCGGTTAAGTTCTTAAAAATTCTTCCTCCCGACTTATCCGACCCCTAACCTTTTGTCAGTCAAACCGTGCTTGGCAATCCTCTGCCATAATTCCCCTACCTTTGTCTTTAGCTCTGTCAGGCTGCAATCAGTATCTATGGTAACATCGGCACACCTTATCCGCTCCCGCGCCGGTACCTGGGAGTGGATTCTAGCCAGGGACTCCGCCCTGGATAGCCCGCTCCTTTCCTGCAGGCGTCTTAACACAGCGGCTTCGGAAGCAGTAGTAACCCATATCTCATCTATCAACGAGGACCAACCCGCCTTCGGTAAAAGAGGGGCTTCCAGTATGACCACATTGACTCCCCTCTTCCGGCATTCCTCGAGTCGTACCTTTGTCATTTGATAAATACGGGGATGCGTTATCTGATTAAGCTTTAGCAGTAACTCGGGGTTACCGAATACCAGCTCCCCCAATCTCCTGCGGTCGATGCTGCCATCGGGGGTGAGCACCTGCCTGCCAAAGGTATCGACCACTTTGTGCCATACTCCGGTATCAGATTCAAGAAGTTCATGTCCTATCTTATCGGCATCTATGACAACCGCACCCAGTTCCTCCAGAAACCGGGCCACAGTGCTCTTGCCGCTGCAGATACCGCCGGTAAGCCCAATAGTCTTCATCATGAACCAACTCTAGTCAGTCTACCTGTCAAGTACCAGGATAGTCAAGGGACTCTCTTGCCACCCTTTCCGGAACCGCCAATTTCTTAACGGAAAATTAATATTCAACTGCTAGAATGATGTTGATATCAGCAGAAAGGGGGTGAATGAAATGCAACCGACGCAAATAATAGGAAAAGGAGGCAAAAAAGAAATCTGGAGGAAAAAGAAATTTGTTATCCCGTTAGTAACTGCCGTGGCGCTGACCGGTATTCTGGCCGGGTCGGTCTTTGCTCAAGAGGAGGAGGAGGTCAATCCCCAGCCGGGAGGAACACTAATTGAGCGACTCGCGGAGAAGCTGGGCATCGAACAGTCGGAGCTTGAGGCGGCCTTTGCCGAGGTCCGAAGCGAGATGATGGATGACGCACTGAATAACCGCCTGGAGAAACTGATAGAGCAGGGTAGGCTGACCCAGCAAGAAGCCGACCAGTTCAAGGAGTGGTGGCAGGCTAGACCGGAGATGGATCTGGGTGGCTTTGGCATTCACCTCGGTGACTCGGGTGGCGGTCAACCTGGAGCTGCCTTCGGCCCCCATTGCCCCGGTGATCGGAGTAACCCTTGGGAAGCTAACCCCACATCATAGCCCCAAAGCTTTCGCGGAAGAAGCTTCGCCGGGGTTGGGCTATGTGAGCGGGAGAGGGGAGTATTCTCCTCTCCCCGTTTAATTTATTTGATAATAAAGAGTACCCGCCATCAAAATTAACAATTTCTTAACATTTGTGTTATAAGGTAAGATAGAAAGATTATATAAACATAATTGAATTACTAATAGAGTTCAGAGATGGCAGGAAAAAGGGTTCTGGTCGTTGACGATGATGCCAAAACGGTGGAGCTGGTCGGGCTTTATCTTAAGCGGGACGGTTATCGGGTCTTTACCGCTTATGATGGCGTAGAGGCCCTGCGTCTGGCCCGGGAGAGCTGCCCGGACCTGATCGTCCTGGACCTGATGCTGCCCGGTATTGACGGCCTCCAGATCTGCCGTACCCTGAGGGCTGAATCAGATGTACCGATTATAATGCTTACTGCCCGGACTACCGACCGGGACAAGCTAACCGGCTTGAACCTGGGTGCAGACGATTATGTGACCAAGCCTTTCAGTCCCAGAGAGTTGTCCGCCAGGGTACGGGCAGTGCTCAGGCGCCTCCCGGGAGAGCGCGGCCCCAACGAGATTAAGCAGGGCGAGCTTATCCTTGACTTCAATAGACACGAGGCATTCCTGTCAAGCAAGGCACTCAGCCTTACCCCGGTCGAATTCAAGCTCCTCAGCGTTCTCGCCAAGGAGCCGGACAGGGTTTTCAGCCGGGGACAGCTTATCGAGAAGGCCATGGGCTACGATTTTGATGGCTTCGACCGCACCGTTGACGTTCATATCCTCAATCTGCGCCGCAAGCTTAAAATAAAGGACAATCAATCCGTACGGATAAAGACAGTGTACGGGGCTGGCTACAAGCTTTCTATAGGAGAGAAGTGATACACAGTCTGAGATTCCGTCTCATAATTGCCTTCATCTCGGTAATACTGGTAACTATTGGCTCAACATCCATCTTCATCTACCAGAGAACTCTGATGGAAATTGGTCGCCTTGAGGAGCATACGAATCAGGTTCTTGCCGGTAGGATGGTATTTGAGCTGTCCCGTTATTACTATCAGTGGGGAGGATGGGAAGGTATTCAGCCCTTTGTGGAACAGGGGAGTAACCTCTACGGCCGGCGGATTATACTGACCGACACTGGCGGAACAGTGGTCGCCGATTCGGAAGGGAAACTTCTGGGAGAGCAGTACCATCCCGACTTCCCGGGTAGAGTGATATCTGAACCATGGGCAGAAGACACCTTGGGTGTGTTATACATCAGTCCCGGTTCGGCGGCGGATCCTATCTCTCTGATGCGGCTCTCGGCGCCGATAATTCAATATACCATCTGGGGGGGCTTAATCGCCGCTGGCATTGCCCTGGCGATTACCTTTTTCCTATCGCGACGAATTTCAGAACCGGTTAAGATACTCACCCTAGCCGCCCGGCAGCTGGGCGAGGGTAACCTTTCTCAACGGGTAAGCGTTAAAGACAGAGGTGAGATTGGCGAACTGGCCCGGGCTTTCAATTCCATGGCCGGTGACCTGGAACGTGACATACAACTGCGACAGAATATCGTGGCCGACGTTGCCCACGAACTGAGGACTCCTCTTTCCAATCTAAGGGGTTACCTGGAAGCAGTTCGTGACGGGGTGATAGAGCCGGATTCGGACACAATTCGTTCCCTCAATGAAGAGGCCGCCCTGTTGTCACGACTGGTCGATGACCTTCAAGAGCTAAGCCTTGCTGAAGCGGGCGAGCTGAAGCTGACACGCCAGGCCGAAAATGTGGCGGAATTAATTAAAAAGACGGCGGCCGGGATCCGGGCCAAGGCAGCAGAAAAGGGGATATCACTATCCACCAGCCTGCCTGATGAACTGCCGCAGGTCGATATCGACTCGCACCGGATCAGCCAGGTCTTGTCCAACCTGCTGGAGAACGCAGTAGCCCACACTAATAAAGGGGGCAGTATCACGATTAGTGCCAGCCAGTATAATGACCGGGTAGAGGTTGCCGTAGCTGATACCGGCGAAGGCATCCCGGCCAGCGACCTGCCCAATATCTTTGAGCGTTTCTACCGGGTGGACAAGTCCCGCACCAGGGCTACCGGCGGCAGCGGCCTGGGGCTTACCATCGCCAAACGACTGGTTGAAGCCCACGGCGGTAAGATTGAGGTCCGGAGCGAACCGGGCCGGGGCAGCCGCTTTGCCTTTACCCTGCCCGTCGCCGGGTAGTCTGTTTTCTTTAGTTCCCTATCTTTTCTTGTTATGTATTTCTCGAGTGCTCCCGAAGTTAATAATTTCTTAATAATCACCTGCTATCCTGATTCAGGTAGAAACGGTAAGGAGTTAACACCGATATGAAGCCATCACGCCGGTACAAGCTGTACATCTTACTGGGAATAGCAATCGCAGCGCTTTCTGTCGGCATAGCCTTACTACTCGGACACTACGGTTAGAACCGGATGAGAGATAGCCCGATGCATAGGATCGATGAAGTTCCTGGCATTGAACGACAGGAACTTGAGGATTTTTATTCGGCCCTGAATCAATAGTTGTCAAGAACCATCAGTTTTGAGGAGGCAAAGGTTATATAGACATGGCAAGCACTGACATATTTACGATCAGGGAAGAGTCAACTGTTTCAGGAAGGTGGTACAGATGAGGAAGAAGTGGAACAAGTATAAGACGCGCTGGATAATATTGATTGCAGCGGTCTCCTGCGCTGTTGCCATTCCCCTCGCGGTAAACAATTCCGGCTCCGAAGCGGAATCGATAGTGGAGGAGCAGGTATTCAGCGTACAGCGCGGGGATATTACCAACGATATCTCCAGTGCGGGCAACTTATCATTCTTAATCGAGGAAGACCTTGCCTTCGATATAGCCGGTACGGTGGAAGAGGTCCTGGTGGAAGTGGGTGATTCCGTGGCAGAGGGACAGGTGCTGGCAAGACTGGACAGCTCGGAATGGGAAGAAGAACTAAGGGAAAAGGAGAATAACCTGCTTCAGGCGGAGATAAACTATAAGAATGCCGAGATAGCATTGGATGAGGCCATCAACCCGTACACCGAGGAAGAGATAGAGGAAGCCGAGGATGAATTGGAGCAAGCCGAATCACAGCTAAGGTATGACCTGAAGCACGGTTCCGAAAACGAGATTCTGCAGTCTCAGGAGAAGGTATACCAGGCGCAGAAGACACTGGATGAGATGGAAGAGGGAGGCGATGAGGACGATATCGAAATAAAGGAAATGCAGATGAGACTGGCCGAAGCCCAGCTGGAAAATGCGCTGGATGAGGTGGAAGACGCTCTCAATGCCAGCCTGGAAGTTATCGCTCCCTTCGGTGGATTCATCACCCAGGTTAATGTCTCCGGCGGTGATGAGATACTGAAGGGTACCGTGGCGGTAGAGATTGCCGACCCGACCAGATTCGAAGCCGAGCTTCTGGTCAGTGAGACTGACATATATGATATTAAACTGGGGGGAGAGGCTTCGGTACAGGTCGATGCTATGACGTTACCGGACCTGCCGGCCGAGGTAACCTATATCTCACCGACGGCCACCATTTCATCGGGGGTAGTCAACTACGAAGTAACGGTTGAAGTAGAGGCGCTGGAGACCATCCGCCAGCAGCAACAGGAGTCAATGCAGTCACGCCAGGAAGAAATGCAACAGGCGCTTTCTTCCGGTGAACTTCCCGAGCAGCTTCAAGAGGCTGTAGAACAGGGGCAGATGACCCGGGAGCAGGCCGAAGAAATAGTAAAGCAAATGCAGCAGATGGAGGAGGCAGGGTTGGAGCAAATGCCGACGCTGATACCGGAAGGCCTTGAGCTCAAGGAGGGTCTCAACGTCACCGTCAGTATCCTGATTGAAGGGGCAAGCGATGTGCTGCTGGTACCCAACGGAGCGATTACCTATAACCGTGGAGAAGCCTACGTTCAGGTAGTATCGTCAGAGGGTATTACTGAAGAGCGCTCAATACAGACCGGCATCAGCGACTGGCAGTATACCGAGGTAACCGATGGCTTGAGTGAGGGCGAGCAGGTGGTCGTACTCCAGACGGCGGGGGAGAATACCTCGACAACCTCACAACAAGGGTTCCAAGGCGGGATGATGATGATGGGAGATGGAGGACCGCCAAGATGATTCAGCTACGGGATATCGCCAAGGTATATCCGATGGGAAACAGGGAGTTGGAGGTGCTTCGAGGGGTGAATCTGCACATCAAGCAGGGCGAGATGGTGGCGATTATGGGCCCCTCCGGCTCAGGCAAGACCACCATGCTCAACCTGATCGGCTGCCTGGATGTGCCGACCCGCGGTAGTTATTACCTGGAGAACAGAGAGGTCAGCTGCCTCAGCAGAGGGGAACTGGCGCAGGTCAGAGCCAACAAGATTGGCTTTATCTTCCAGTCCTATAACCTGCTGCCGCAACTTTCGGCGCTGGCCAACGTGGAACTGGGTATGAAGTATGCCGGCGGCATTGATTCCGAAAAGGCCATGGCGGCACTGGCCAGGGTGGGGCTTTCCGACCGTGCTAACCACAAACCCAGCGAGCTCTCCGGCGGCGAGCAGCAGAGGGTTTCCATTGCCCGTGCTCTGGTGAAAAACCCCCCTCTCATTCTCGCCGATGAGCCCACCGGCAATCTGGACAGCCACACCAGCGAAGAAATAATGGCCATCCTGACTGCACTGCACAATGAGCAGAACAACACCCTGGTTATGATTACCCATGAAGCTGACATCGCACATTACTGCCAGCATATCATTCATTTTAAAGACGGCCGGATAGAGTGGGAGGAGGCGGTATGAAAAAATGGCTCGAGCCTCTGGCTAATGCCTGGGAAGGAGCCAGGACGCATAAGCTCCGCAGTTCTCTCACTATCCTGGGCATCGTTATCGGTGTGGCTGCCGTAATTGCCCTGATGTCTATCGGCAGAGGAGTGCAGGCAGGGATCCTATCCAATATCGAATCTCTGGGTTCAAATCTGATTACCGTTTCACCCGCGATGAGCTACGAACGGGGAGGGGTCATGGGTGCCAGTAGCGTGGCTACCCTTACCTTGGAAGATGCGGCGGCCATATCGGAGCAAGTTTCCCGTGTTAGCGCTGTGGCACCCTATTCTTCATCGAACCAGCAGCTTGTCTACGGGAGTGAGAACGTGAATACCCAGGTCATCGGAGTAACCCCCGAATACCAGGCAGCATATAATCTGGAGACGGCAGAAGGGGCTTTCATCTCCGAGTACAATTACGAGAGCGGGGCTAAAGTAGCTGTTATCGGGGCCAGTGTAGCCGAGGAACTGTTCAGCGGGGTTGATCCCGTAGGGCAGAAGGTGAGGATGGGAACCAGTATCATCACCGTCATGGGTGTCCTGGAAAGCCAGGGCAGCTCGATGATGGGCTCAACCGATGATGCTGTCTTAATTCCGCTGAGTACTCTACAGCAGACCTTCAGCCAGCAGCGTACCAGCACCGGAGAGCATATCGTCGGTACCATAGCGATAACGGTCAGCGAGCAGGGGCAGGCGGACTATGTAGTTGGCGAAGTAACCGATTTACTTCGTTCCCGGCACCGGCTGGCTTCCGGAGAGGACGATGATTTCAGTATACGCTCGATGGAGGAACTGGTCAGTACCGTCACAGAGATATCCGGGACGCTGACCCTTTTTCTAGGTGCTATCGCCGCCATCTCACTGCTGGTAGGGGGTATCGGCGTGATGAACATCATGCTGGTCTCCGTAGTCGAGAGGACCCGGGAGATAGGTATCCGCAAAGCGCTGGGAGCCAGAGAGCGTGATATCTGGAGTCAATTCCTTACCGAGTCCGCATTCCTATCTTTTACCGGCGGTCTTATCGGGGTTGCTGTGGGGTGGGGGGCCTCAAAGCTTATCTCCAGTGTGGGAATAATGGGGGAGATGACAACGGTGGTATCTGCCGATATAGTTATCCTGGCCCTTGCCGTATCAGTCGGCATCGGTCTACTCTTCGGATTCTTACCGGCACGGCGTGCCGCTCAGCTTAATCCGATAGAGGCACTGAGATACGAATAGCAGCCAGGACTACGGCACTACCACAATCGGTATGCCTGACCCTCATTGGTTTTTAAGATGATGGCCATCCTGTCATTTCTTCGGCTCGACCAGTTCGATTAGTACCCCGGCCGCTTTAGGATGCAGGAAGGCTATCCTGGTCTCCTCGACACCGTTTCTGGGTTTCTCATCGATGAGCGGGACCTGCTTACCCCGGAGGTTACTCAACGCCTGCTCGATATCACTAACTGCAAGCGCCAGGTGGTGCAAACCCTCACCCCTTTTTTCAATGTACCTGGC contains:
- a CDS encoding transcription elongation factor GreA, which produces MSAGNQRMTLREAATSFLVSLAPDEREASQQEVYKFIRFYGSERTFIELSAPDIGNYAERLSLSDTDYSRKLELVRAFLIYARKAGWSKINLAIHLKARKGKAPGQSVSSRRLPQTVALTEEGYAEMERALATFKSRRIEAIDEIRRAAADKDFRENAPLDAAKEQRSYLEGQIRELEETLKSAVIIDKKQETSLKIGIGNSIVLCDLASGAELCYVLVATKEVDPSRGKISTASPIGKAVMGRGQGEIVEVVAPAGKIRYEIKRIEH
- a CDS encoding NAD(P)/FAD-dependent oxidoreductase, producing the protein MAVIGGGPTGSHTAYKLAKRGYRVLVLEQKTRPGEGVCCTGVIGSECIRSFAVDGSVILGRVNSARVFSPSGKSLSLWLPETQAFIIDRAAFDAALANRAHQEGAEYLLNSRAVNIEIKDDAVNIEVIRHGEAFTLETQAVVIASGFASRLAEGMGMGRIKHFVLGAQAEVTTAGIAGVEVYFGSEVAPGFFAWLVPISPVKARLGLLSNRSPGFYLKRLVSTLLVQGKIASDDVEPNYGGVSLKPLARTYGERLLVVGTAAGQVKPTTGGGIYYGLLCADIAADNLHRAISSNDLSAGRLASYQQEWKKKLGREISTGYRVRKLYQHLSDGQVDRMFNTMADNGMVDLLLKADDVSFDWHSSGLLRMLGQVAISKAVELARAPFRQGV
- the hisA gene encoding 1-(5-phosphoribosyl)-5-[(5-phosphoribosylamino)methylideneamino]imidazole-4-carboxamide isomerase encodes the protein MEIIPAIDIRRGKCVRLYQGNFEQETVFHNDPVEIAVKWQSMGAPRVHIIDLDGAVAGKPCNLDIITEIADTLMIPIQVGGGVRCLETIEQLLEAGVDRVILGTSAVEDPVLIREACRSSSESIIVCVDTKREYVAINAWQQDTELRAIELAKSMVELGVKRFIHTDITCDGTLTEPNFSSITRMVDAIKLPIIAAGGTSSLDQLKLLGRLGVEGTIVGKALYTGDIDLKQALDTISLPVKIC
- a CDS encoding DUF169 domain-containing protein, which codes for MPEQVDEQQGKAFCSASLKEVLELDGSPVAAAIMPEPPRDLKKWRRKATLCIMIQSARMGAAFCCSGADVICGGGEHLGIGRSHGQDIEGSLVDAEKLVASQDAALRRIAQVKRVTPDQGGYIAFAPLERANFRPQVVIFVGTPFQMSRILHLDAFETGEMDTVHGEPLCSGVIAAPITTGKIGISLLDMTCRAFGRYRAEEMAVGVPYSRLMRIVNSIALSSSGNARPDFLRRLLARIPASGKE
- a CDS encoding CARDB domain-containing protein; the encoded protein is MSRFSKVLAVTVIASLSLAMLPLVQASPVRAAGPPWTKYSGNVTLEYEEYVINSWVIKDGTTYRMWYTHAVTDLSVTEMVDEVQKSYFEDILDDIANQDLDSLLDHLALLSSDDVDDLLDFLNATRIVIGYATSSNGVSWTIVEDEALAGEDQLWNGVGAPCVIKDGDTYRMWYTRTKSDIDSTAFKAILGDLDGDVAARKAAILNLLDSVGTVIGYATSTDGVTWPVVNPEVLSDGGTALSSVGAACVIQNDAAPFFEMWYSHGKTDLTEADLENYLNGIGSFDMDDLTDILDVSAFVIGYATSPDGVSWTVIDAEVLPGDTAARDSVGTPSVVKSGSSYEMWFTRIQTDFTDADLEDIKHEIGELHLADFIRSIDPADLTEFLNELATLDKSRLKELLSNTAAVIGYATSSDGENWTVEDTESLVGVTSSLWSSVGAPCVIKEGSNYKMWYTNGIPDLTVDDLLDLLIGEVLPIGYAYYTPGGGGGGGGGGGGGGGGDLILTVNMEGEESYYFIGVEGRLKEPVDVTSEDGLLNIVIQKGTVILDGDEEPPSTLKFTVDKTPPFLPADAEIVGLPYNFTPDGTTFNPLITVNWGYDPSDIPDGVDEEDLRIAYYDEDAAEWVVIPAVIDPRANIITAYIGHLATFAIIAFAAPPPPLPLPAVFTIGSLIVSPPEVGAGETVNISIRVNNIGETAGSYTVTLEINGQFETAQEITLSAGSSETVTFTAARDEAGSYLVDVNGITGSFTVVEEETPAPPPSEPVEPEPEGKTRQWPIFVIIGAVAAAVAIPLTLRWRSRRD
- a CDS encoding DUF5679 domain-containing protein: MQAYCVKCRKKVDIKGARAITMKNGRPATQGVCPACGTKVFRIGKA